Proteins encoded by one window of Bos javanicus breed banteng chromosome 22, ARS-OSU_banteng_1.0, whole genome shotgun sequence:
- the RPSA gene encoding small ribosomal subunit protein uS2, which produces MSGALDVLQMKEEDVLKFLAAGTHLGGTNLDFQMEQYIYKRKSDGIYIINLKRTWEKLLLAARAIVAIENPADVSVISSRNTGQRAVLKFAAATGATPIAGRFTPGTFTNQIQAAFREPRLLVVTDPRADHQPLTEASYVNLPTIALCNTDSPLRYVDIAIPCNNKGAHSVGLMWWMLAREVLRMRGTISREHPWEVMPDLYFYRDPEEIEKEEQAAAEKAVTKEEFQGEWTAPAPEFTAAQPEVADWSEGVQVPSVPIQQFPTEDWSAQPSTEDWSAAPTAQATEWVGTTTEWS; this is translated from the exons ATGTCCGGAGCCCTTGATGTCCTGCAAATGAAGGAGGAGGATGTCCTCAAATTCCTTGCAGCAGGAACCCACTTAGGTGGCACCAACCTTGACTTCCAAATGGAACAGTACATCTACAAAAGGAAAAGTGATG GCATCTACATCATAAATCTGAAGAGGACGTGGGAGAAGCTTCTGTTGGCCGCTCGGGCCATTGTCGCCATTGAAAACCCAGCTGATGTCAGTGTCATATCCTCCAGGAATACTGGCCAG CGAGCTGTGCTGAAGTTTGCTGCTGCCACTGGAGCCACTCCTATCGCTGGCCGCTTCACTCCGGGAACCTTCACTAACCAGATCCAGGCCGCGTTCAGGGAGCCAAGGCTTCTGGTGGTCACCGATCCCAGGGCTGACCACCAGCCCCTCACGGAAGCCTCTTACGTGAACCTGCCAACCATTGCCCTGTGCAACACGGACTCTCCTCTGCGCTACGTGGACATTGCCATCCCGTGCAACAACAAG GGAGCGCACTCAGTGGGTCTGATGTGGTGGATGCTCGCCCGGGAAGTCCTGCGCATGCGTGGCACCATCTCCCGAGAGCACCCGTGGGAGGTCATGCCGGACCTCTACTTCTACAGAGATCCTGAGGAG ATTGAAAAGGAAGAGCAGGCAGCAGCTGAGAAGGCTGTGACCAAGGAGGAGTTTCAGGGTGAATGGACCGCTCCAGCTCCAGAGTTCACGGCTGCTCAGCCTGAGGTGGCAGACTGGTCTGAAGGCGTGCAGGTGCCTTCCGTGCCCATTCAGCAGTTCCCCACTG AAGACTGGAGTGCTCAGCCTTCCACTGAAGACTGGTCTGCAGCCCCCACCGCCCAGGCCACAGAATGGGTAGGAACCACCACCGAGTGGTCGTAA
- the LOC133235080 gene encoding caspase-14-like isoform X2 produces MEGSLGSGRRSGSDGQPAPPKISPTTEELQSRLQETLDLLSSQELRSFRDHLKKVEPPVSQVKLELEGHSPSGLAKLLAKHYYPAAVAKRVLVQVLELLPRADLLPRWQSAPTDCPVIPRKSLKRSYDCVDGELDLLGKITSFRDELNEIKDDIGCCLVTLMSHGEEGFIKMKDGEKVSLEDIFEMFNNKNCPALQEKPKIFIIQACRGERRDSGVETDDEPMDLDDGSEKKRLPTFSDYFIVYPTQADHVALRDPRTGSVMIKEMTEVFKQYGNKWHLADFFTIVNNRVVHRDFNLCNKPVKVSLVMESTLTKFVYF; encoded by the exons ATGGAGGGGAGCCTGGGAAGCGGCCGGCGCTCGGGGTCAGACGGTCAGCCGGCGCCTCCGAAGATCTCGCCGACCACAGAGGAGCTGCAGAGCCgcttgcaggagaccctggactTGCTTTCCTCGCAGGAGCTGCGCAGCTTCCGCGACCACCTTAAGAAAGTGGAGCCGCCCGTGAGCCAGGTGAAGCTGGAGCTGGAGGGCCACAGCCCGTCGGGGCTGGCCAAGCTTCTTGCCAAGCACTACTACCCGGCGGCCGTCGCCAAGCGCGTCCTTGTCCAGGTGCTGGAGCTGCTACCCCGCGCAGACCTGCTGCCGCGCTGGCAGAGCGCCCCCACCGACTGCCCTG TGATTCCACGAAAGAGTCTAAAGAGAAGCTATGACTGTGTGGATGGTGAATTG GACTTACTTGGAAAAATAACATCATTTCGTGATGAActaaatgaaattaaagatgacattgGCTGTTGCCTTGTTACTCTTATGTCCCATGGAGAAGAAGGTTTTATCAAAATGAAAGACGGTGAAAAAGTCAGCCTGGAAgacatttttgaaatgtttaacaATAAAAATTGTCCAGCACTTCAAGAGAAACCAAAAATCTTTATAATCCAGGCCTGCAGAGGAG agagaagagaCAGTGGTGTTGAAACAGATGATGAACCCATGGACTTGGATGATGGATCAGAGAAGAAGAGGCTGCCTACATTCAGtgattatttcattgtatatccCACCCAAGCAG atcATGTCGCTTTACGGGATCCCCGCACTGGCTCTGTGATGATCAAGGAGATGACTGAAGTCTTTAAGCAGTATGGGAATAAGTGGCACCTCGCTGACTTCTTTACCATA GTGAATAACAGAGTGGTGCACCGTGACTTTAATCTGTGTAACAAACCAGTGAAAGTATCGCTGGTAATGGAGTCGACTTTAACAAAATTTGTATACTTTTGA
- the LOC133235080 gene encoding caspase-14-like isoform X1, which yields MEGSLGSGRRSGSDGQPAPPKISPTTEELQSRLQETLDLLSSQELRSFRDHLKKVEPPVSQVKLELEGHSPSGLAKLLAKHYYPAAVAKRVLVQVLELLPRADLLPRWQSAPTDCPVIPRKSLKRSYDCVDGELYRYDLSGRRKAFLMCVKKNRLGAHQDVQLMKDWLKECKFEPTLCIDPDKMDLLGKITSFRDELNEIKDDIGCCLVTLMSHGEEGFIKMKDGEKVSLEDIFEMFNNKNCPALQEKPKIFIIQACRGERRDSGVETDDEPMDLDDGSEKKRLPTFSDYFIVYPTQADHVALRDPRTGSVMIKEMTEVFKQYGNKWHLADFFTIVNNRVVHRDFNLCNKPVKVSLVMESTLTKFVYF from the exons ATGGAGGGGAGCCTGGGAAGCGGCCGGCGCTCGGGGTCAGACGGTCAGCCGGCGCCTCCGAAGATCTCGCCGACCACAGAGGAGCTGCAGAGCCgcttgcaggagaccctggactTGCTTTCCTCGCAGGAGCTGCGCAGCTTCCGCGACCACCTTAAGAAAGTGGAGCCGCCCGTGAGCCAGGTGAAGCTGGAGCTGGAGGGCCACAGCCCGTCGGGGCTGGCCAAGCTTCTTGCCAAGCACTACTACCCGGCGGCCGTCGCCAAGCGCGTCCTTGTCCAGGTGCTGGAGCTGCTACCCCGCGCAGACCTGCTGCCGCGCTGGCAGAGCGCCCCCACCGACTGCCCTG TGATTCCACGAAAGAGTCTAAAGAGAAGCTATGACTGTGTGGATGGTGAATTG TACCGTTACGACCTAAGTGGCAGGCGGAAGGCCTTCCTCATGTGTGTGAAGAAGAACAGGCTAGGAGCTCACCAGGATGTCCAACTGATGAAGGATTGGCTTAAGGAGTGCAAGTTCGAACCGACGTTGTGCATCGATCCTGACAAAATG GACTTACTTGGAAAAATAACATCATTTCGTGATGAActaaatgaaattaaagatgacattgGCTGTTGCCTTGTTACTCTTATGTCCCATGGAGAAGAAGGTTTTATCAAAATGAAAGACGGTGAAAAAGTCAGCCTGGAAgacatttttgaaatgtttaacaATAAAAATTGTCCAGCACTTCAAGAGAAACCAAAAATCTTTATAATCCAGGCCTGCAGAGGAG agagaagagaCAGTGGTGTTGAAACAGATGATGAACCCATGGACTTGGATGATGGATCAGAGAAGAAGAGGCTGCCTACATTCAGtgattatttcattgtatatccCACCCAAGCAG atcATGTCGCTTTACGGGATCCCCGCACTGGCTCTGTGATGATCAAGGAGATGACTGAAGTCTTTAAGCAGTATGGGAATAAGTGGCACCTCGCTGACTTCTTTACCATA GTGAATAACAGAGTGGTGCACCGTGACTTTAATCTGTGTAACAAACCAGTGAAAGTATCGCTGGTAATGGAGTCGACTTTAACAAAATTTGTATACTTTTGA